The Mytilus trossulus isolate FHL-02 chromosome 3, PNRI_Mtr1.1.1.hap1, whole genome shotgun sequence genome contains a region encoding:
- the LOC134711414 gene encoding rho-related GTP-binding protein RhoU-like produces MPPQSMMDHNTNLLPAGDEPNPQAKMKCVLLGDGAVGKTSLVVSYTTNGYPTEYTPTAFDNFSVVITIDEAPVQLQLCDTAGQDDFDSLRPLCYPNTNVFLLCFSVVTPTSFHNVTEKWVPEIRKHCPKAPIVLVGTQSDLRNDVKVLIELAHYKEEPIPESEAKLLAERIGAADYVECSALTQKNLKEVFDTAIIAALSGPPIKRNKSVRRSKKEKKLSPPVKTTEKCIKKNSWKRLCCFL; encoded by the exons ATGCCGCCTCAATCAATGATGGACCATAATACTAATTTGTTACCCGCGGGTGATGAACCCAACCCACAAGCAAAGATGAAATGTGTTCTTTTAGGGGACGGGGCTGTAGGTAAAACCAGCTTAGTTGTTAGTTATACTACAAATGGATACCCCACGGAATACACACCGACAGCTTTCGACAACTTTTCgg tggTTATAACAATTGACGAAGCACCTGTCCAACTTCAACTATGTGACACTGCTGGCCAG gacGATTTCGACTCCTTACGACCTCTTTGTTATCCAAATACCAACGTCTTTTTACTGTGTTTTAGTGTTGTGACTCCAACATCATTTCACAATGTGACAGAAAAATGGGTTCCTGAAATCAGAAAACATTGCCCAAAGGCACCCATTGTTTTAGTGGGTACACAAAGTGACTTGCGAAATGACGTCAAAGTGTTGATAGAACTTGCTCATTACAAAGAAGAACCAATCCCGGAAAGTGAGGCCAAACTTTTAGCCGAAAGAATTGGAGCCGCAGACTATGTAGAATGTTCGGCGTTAACgcaaaaaaatctgaaagaaGTATTTGACACTGCCATCATTGCGGCGCTCTCTGGACCTCCtatcaaaagaaacaaaagtgTACGAAGAtcaaaaaaggagaaaaaactcTCACCGCCAGTCAAAACGACAGAAAAGTGTATCAAAAAGAACTCCTGGAAACGACTTTGTTGCTTTTTATAA